The following coding sequences lie in one Rutidosis leptorrhynchoides isolate AG116_Rl617_1_P2 chromosome 6, CSIRO_AGI_Rlap_v1, whole genome shotgun sequence genomic window:
- the LOC139851361 gene encoding uncharacterized protein → MSEIEKIQLFQEMGFNENDKIQQSKLQCVLMEAKDNFCNYDLIESDLDDSLESLSSSVTIDDDASSSSSLPSCSPLFKLSELMAQLPIKRGLSKFYQGKSESFASLTSVKSNDDLAKKGKYSCRSRKSMKSQRLSPKATITKNKKGSIFSSLGKMGTLMAN, encoded by the exons ATGAGTGAGATTGAGAAAATACAATTGTTTCAAGAAATGGGATTCAATGAGAATGATAAAATCCAACAGAGCAAACTTCAATGCGTTTTAATGGAAGCTAAAGACAATTTTTGCAATTATGATCTTATTGAATCGGATTTAGACGATTCTTTAGAGTCGCTTTCTTCATCGGTAACGATAGATGATGatgcatcttcatcatcatcactaCCATCATGTAGTCCTTTATTCAAATTATCCGAACTTATGGCACAATTGCCCATCAA GAGGGGTTTGTCAAAGTTTTACCAAGGGAAATCAGAATCATTTGCATCATTAACAAGTGTTAAAAGCAATGACGATCTTGCTAAGAAAGGGAAGTATTCATGTAGATCAAGAAAGTCAATGAAAAGTCAAAGATTAAGTCCAAAAGCCACCATCACCAAGAACAAAAAAGGCTCAATATTTTCTTCACTAGGAAAGATGGGTACTTTAATGGCTAATTAG